The proteins below come from a single Prochlorococcus marinus str. MIT 9215 genomic window:
- a CDS encoding DUF2973 domain-containing protein, producing the protein MTILFPLIYSAALTYLVWKAFKVMSNGWGISDNQNKGFTSSSFKQNKYTIHPELLDKSGNITQEELLTVRFSNDNDSTLEEKNSATD; encoded by the coding sequence ATGACTATTCTTTTTCCATTAATATATTCTGCGGCCTTAACCTATTTAGTTTGGAAAGCTTTTAAAGTAATGTCTAATGGTTGGGGTATTTCCGATAACCAAAATAAAGGTTTTACTTCTTCCAGTTTTAAACAAAACAAGTACACAATACATCCAGAACTTTTAGATAAATCAGGAAATATAACGCAAGAGGAGCTCTTAACAGTAAGATTTTCGAATGATAATGACTCTACATTAGAAGAAAAAAATTCAGCAACTGATTAA
- a CDS encoding high light inducible protein — MNNDNQPRFGFVNFAETWNGRMAMMGILIGLGTELITGQSILRQIGIG, encoded by the coding sequence ATGAATAATGACAATCAACCAAGATTTGGATTTGTAAATTTTGCAGAAACCTGGAATGGCCGTATGGCAATGATGGGTATTTTGATTGGTCTTGGTACTGAATTAATTACTGGACAAAGTATTCTTCGACAAATTGGAATAGGCTAA
- a CDS encoding YihY/virulence factor BrkB family protein: MQRSSTWILKSLWGACERWSKSDCVDLSAAFAYYTLQSFFPILLISLSIASWFLGKQEGLDQQIIAIAAQLLPPSVVDLVETTLFNLIDQGFGAGILGAMFLLFTAGNAYLSLQRGSDRLWEDEIPSKKANAAWRVQASRFLRNRVEAFLIVFFIGFLMVLDQISANLRMIPSNVLENLSKSNNLISDLLLKLPLLQVGQFAIPLIGFSLMALLLQALLPSRKVPLKPLLPGSFLIGIGLTTLNLAVSKSILSLGARFQAYGFIGGFLVLTLWVWLLGVILYFGQCWSVVIASMTLLNKKRNYK, encoded by the coding sequence ATGCAGCGAAGTTCAACATGGATACTTAAAAGTTTATGGGGAGCTTGTGAGCGATGGAGCAAATCTGATTGTGTAGATTTAAGCGCTGCATTTGCATACTACACACTTCAATCATTTTTTCCTATCCTTCTAATTTCTCTTTCAATAGCTTCATGGTTCCTAGGAAAACAAGAAGGACTAGATCAACAAATAATTGCTATTGCTGCTCAGCTTTTACCTCCTTCAGTAGTTGATTTAGTAGAAACAACATTATTTAATTTGATAGATCAAGGTTTTGGGGCAGGTATTCTAGGAGCTATGTTTTTGCTTTTTACAGCTGGAAATGCATATCTATCCCTTCAAAGAGGCTCGGATAGGCTTTGGGAAGACGAAATTCCTTCTAAAAAGGCAAATGCTGCTTGGAGAGTTCAAGCTTCGAGGTTTCTCAGAAATAGAGTTGAAGCTTTTTTAATAGTATTCTTTATTGGTTTTTTAATGGTACTAGATCAGATTAGTGCAAATCTCAGGATGATCCCAAGTAATGTTTTAGAAAATCTTTCAAAATCTAATAATCTTATTTCTGATTTATTATTAAAGTTACCTCTATTACAAGTTGGTCAATTTGCAATACCACTAATAGGATTTTCTTTAATGGCTCTTTTATTACAAGCCCTCTTACCCAGTAGAAAAGTTCCTTTAAAACCACTTCTACCTGGATCTTTTCTTATTGGAATTGGCCTAACCACTTTGAACCTAGCAGTAAGTAAAAGTATTCTCTCACTTGGAGCAAGATTTCAAGCATATGGTTTTATTGGAGGTTTTCTTGTACTAACCTTGTGGGTATGGCTATTAGGAGTGATTTTATATTTTGGACAGTGCTGGAGCGTAGTTATTGCTAGTATGACTTTATTGAATAAAAAAAGAAATTATAAATAA
- a CDS encoding inositol monophosphatase family protein — MNPLNLTNKQLSELDSLFELVSQRQKKDFGNINASNKADGSLLTSCDLWSDKTIVDGLASIAPGEGVLSEEGQKLIPNSKAYWVVDPLDGTTNFAAGIPYWSISVARFVDGKPQSSFLIIPTLKKKFISIKDKGVWLNNKKIDPSQNNHQSECISLCSRSIKILQKKPNSVFPGKIRLLGVSSLNLTSVAMGQTFGAIESTPKIWDIAAAWLLLTELNCSIEWLETDPLNLCPGQDLSDVNFPLIACRSIEKIEILKPWGNILLEK; from the coding sequence ATGAATCCATTAAATTTAACTAATAAACAACTTAGTGAATTAGATTCTTTATTTGAATTAGTTAGTCAACGTCAAAAAAAAGATTTTGGGAATATTAACGCCAGCAATAAAGCAGATGGATCATTATTAACAAGTTGTGATTTATGGAGTGACAAAACAATCGTAGATGGCTTAGCTTCAATAGCTCCAGGTGAGGGCGTCCTTAGTGAAGAAGGGCAAAAGTTAATTCCAAACTCAAAAGCTTATTGGGTGGTAGATCCACTGGATGGGACAACAAATTTTGCCGCAGGTATTCCTTACTGGTCTATATCAGTGGCAAGGTTTGTTGATGGTAAACCGCAATCCTCTTTTTTAATAATTCCTACATTGAAAAAAAAGTTTATATCCATTAAAGATAAGGGGGTTTGGTTGAATAACAAGAAAATAGACCCTAGCCAAAATAATCATCAAAGTGAATGTATTTCTTTGTGCAGTAGATCAATAAAAATTTTACAAAAAAAACCAAACTCAGTTTTTCCAGGCAAAATTAGACTCTTAGGTGTATCGAGTTTAAACCTAACAAGTGTAGCAATGGGACAAACTTTCGGAGCAATAGAATCAACCCCTAAGATATGGGATATTGCAGCAGCCTGGCTGCTATTAACAGAACTCAATTGTTCTATAGAGTGGTTAGAAACAGATCCTTTAAATCTATGCCCAGGACAAGACTTAAGCGATGTAAATTTTCCACTAATTGCTTGTAGATCTATAGAAAAAATTGAAATTTTAAAGCCATGGGGCAATATATTATTGGAAAAATAG
- a CDS encoding TolC family protein — protein sequence MLKRVINPILFLPLALSINSVNVLSSETKNYIDNVLEEKRNITFIDYQDIEKIVLNNQELKSLQNLVASASFNLSSQIAKRYPSLDLQVNGLPKYVAGKKYNSKLPTLKTSQFSANPSLNIKWNLIDPLRGSEINIAKANYKIAENNYEIKKKDLIQEARMRFHKYQKSYQDIQNKKFTLDLSITSLENAKAKLDAGIGTKFEVLEAEAQLSRDKQSLNEKKVEHEINKISLKEILNIKGDIEINNEQNLIGFWNNRLNKNINEGLEKNLSLKNLLLQKSIKNSQANSFLAQNKPNIYISNSLSSTFTKGDALSEVIDSEESGSNYTNTISLNFAWNIFDGGQNKKSYKSKLSDAEAEKYAYENLKNVLTTSISKAYLNLKLNEEKIISSLKEIESSKESVRLSRLRYDVGISTLKDVLVRQNELSNAKSKNINAIYNYNLNIDELARLTFLDISKNCFDINNNKIKNTESICNI from the coding sequence ATGCTTAAAAGAGTAATAAATCCTATCTTATTCTTGCCACTTGCTCTAAGTATCAACTCTGTTAATGTATTATCGAGCGAAACAAAAAATTATATTGATAATGTTCTAGAAGAAAAAAGAAATATCACTTTTATTGATTATCAAGATATAGAAAAAATTGTATTAAATAATCAAGAATTAAAATCATTGCAAAACTTAGTAGCCTCTGCAAGCTTTAATCTTTCCAGTCAAATTGCTAAAAGATACCCATCCTTAGATCTTCAAGTAAATGGGTTGCCAAAATATGTCGCAGGTAAAAAGTACAATAGCAAGTTACCCACTTTAAAAACATCACAATTTTCGGCTAATCCCTCACTGAATATTAAATGGAATTTAATTGACCCACTTAGAGGATCAGAAATTAATATTGCCAAAGCAAATTACAAAATTGCAGAGAATAATTATGAAATTAAGAAAAAAGATTTAATTCAAGAGGCAAGAATGAGGTTTCACAAATATCAAAAGTCATATCAAGATATTCAAAATAAAAAATTCACACTTGATTTATCAATTACAAGTTTAGAAAATGCTAAAGCGAAGTTAGATGCTGGGATTGGTACAAAATTTGAAGTACTTGAAGCAGAAGCTCAATTATCTCGTGACAAACAATCACTTAATGAAAAGAAAGTAGAACATGAAATTAATAAAATTTCTCTTAAAGAGATTCTTAATATTAAAGGGGATATCGAAATTAATAATGAGCAAAATTTAATAGGATTCTGGAATAATAGGTTGAATAAAAATATTAATGAAGGTTTAGAAAAAAATCTTTCCTTAAAAAATCTTCTTCTCCAAAAATCAATCAAAAATAGCCAAGCAAATAGTTTTTTAGCGCAAAATAAGCCAAACATTTATATCAGCAATTCATTATCTAGTACATTTACAAAAGGTGACGCACTTTCCGAGGTTATTGACTCTGAAGAATCTGGATCTAATTATACAAATACAATAAGTCTAAATTTTGCATGGAATATTTTTGATGGCGGACAAAATAAGAAATCTTACAAATCAAAATTATCAGATGCAGAAGCTGAAAAATATGCTTATGAAAATCTTAAAAATGTTTTAACCACAAGTATTAGTAAAGCCTACCTAAATCTTAAATTAAATGAAGAGAAAATAATTTCTTCTCTCAAAGAAATTGAATCCAGCAAAGAGTCTGTAAGGCTTTCCAGACTTAGATATGATGTTGGAATATCAACTCTAAAAGATGTTCTTGTTAGGCAAAATGAATTAAGTAATGCGAAATCAAAAAATATTAATGCAATATATAATTACAATCTGAATATAGATGAATTAGCAAGATTAACTTTTCTTGATATAAGTAAAAATTGTTTTGATATTAATAATAATAAAATTAAAAATACAGAGTCTATTTGCAATATATAA
- a CDS encoding TIGR03279 family radical SAM protein produces the protein MWQEINYKDDPNDLLVPSITYKINPAEIESIEANSIAQEIGFESGDSIISINGKKPRDLIDYQILISEEILDIAVLDKNHEVHNISIEKDQDVNLGINFKDALFDSIKQCNNSCPFCFIDQQPSGKRKSLYIKDDDYRLSFLYGSYLTLTNLQKEDWERIAIQKLSPLFISVHATDPATREKLLKNKKAGVILDQISWFEKNSIQIHAQIVVCPDINDGDILKKSILELAEFYKKTSQTVLSVAIVPVGLTKFRPENDGLKSISPEYAIKTIKQVERIQTYLQTTLGTRFCWLADEWYLIAGSNLPSYKTYENMPQESNGVGSIRTFLKILGEKSNNLPTKIKHPKKVSWIVGKLVYEALIPTVKKLNLIDGLTINLYGLPSIYWGQDQVVTGLLTGEDLINGLKNKDLGEVIYIPSIMLKLNTDLFLDDKNIKEVENQLNTKIHVLDDSNDIINTLIS, from the coding sequence GTGTGGCAAGAAATCAATTACAAAGATGATCCCAATGATCTTTTGGTTCCTAGTATTACTTATAAAATAAATCCTGCAGAAATTGAAAGTATTGAAGCTAATTCCATTGCACAAGAAATAGGATTTGAATCAGGTGATTCAATTATTAGTATTAATGGAAAAAAACCAAGAGATTTAATTGATTATCAGATTCTAATTAGTGAAGAAATTTTAGACATAGCAGTTTTAGATAAAAATCATGAAGTTCACAATATAAGCATTGAAAAAGATCAAGACGTTAATTTAGGTATTAATTTTAAAGATGCATTATTTGATTCAATCAAGCAATGCAATAATAGCTGTCCATTTTGTTTTATAGATCAACAGCCAAGTGGCAAAAGAAAAAGCCTTTATATAAAAGATGATGATTATAGATTAAGTTTCCTATATGGCTCTTATCTAACTCTTACGAATTTACAAAAAGAAGACTGGGAAAGAATTGCTATACAAAAACTATCCCCACTTTTTATTTCAGTTCATGCTACTGATCCTGCCACAAGAGAAAAATTATTAAAAAATAAAAAAGCAGGAGTGATCCTTGATCAAATTTCCTGGTTTGAAAAAAACTCTATTCAAATACATGCTCAAATTGTTGTTTGTCCAGATATAAATGACGGGGATATTCTTAAGAAATCAATTTTGGAACTTGCTGAATTTTACAAAAAAACTTCTCAGACAGTACTTTCAGTTGCAATAGTGCCAGTAGGACTTACAAAATTTAGGCCGGAAAATGATGGATTAAAATCAATAAGTCCAGAATACGCTATAAAAACGATTAAACAGGTAGAGAGAATTCAAACCTATCTGCAAACTACTCTTGGGACTCGTTTTTGTTGGCTAGCAGATGAATGGTATTTAATAGCTGGTTCAAATTTACCTAGTTATAAAACCTATGAAAATATGCCACAAGAATCTAATGGAGTAGGATCAATTAGAACATTTCTAAAGATATTAGGTGAGAAATCTAATAACCTTCCAACAAAAATTAAACACCCCAAAAAAGTCAGTTGGATTGTTGGTAAATTAGTTTATGAAGCTCTAATCCCTACAGTTAAGAAATTAAACTTGATTGATGGATTAACAATTAATTTATATGGTTTACCAAGTATTTATTGGGGTCAAGATCAAGTTGTTACTGGTCTTCTTACTGGAGAAGATCTAATAAACGGGCTGAAAAATAAGGATTTAGGAGAAGTTATTTATATACCATCTATCATGTTAAAACTTAATACTGATTTATTTTTAGATGATAAAAATATTAAAGAAGTTGAGAATCAATTAAATACCAAAATTCACGTTCTTGATGATTCAAATGATATTATTAATACTTTGATTAGTTAA
- a CDS encoding DUF3120 domain-containing protein has translation MKELITKNLDVKDKLNFELHKTVDLDENSFLSNPTSLRLWSSFFVILPIFVQAPWVRLEPISALCFTFIIISMAIILNQKGSNKWFIVSSLLLGVSGSWLGGCLFWGWLSPFPILHIPVEAVVLPLALIGLGTNWKIGSSFYLSSLFGTAVTDITIFLIGIMDQWRQVITADSETAPQILQKTSENLIQIKSLSIIVFVGLILWFISKEIFDSATINTTTGKALLVSGYVIQTTLIVDGIFIVLAILQPTFSGLV, from the coding sequence TTGAAAGAATTAATTACAAAAAATTTAGACGTGAAAGATAAATTGAACTTTGAGTTGCATAAGACAGTTGATTTAGACGAAAATAGTTTTTTATCAAATCCAACGTCTTTAAGATTGTGGTCTTCTTTTTTTGTAATTTTACCTATTTTTGTTCAAGCCCCATGGGTTAGGTTAGAACCAATAAGTGCTCTTTGTTTTACTTTTATTATTATATCAATGGCAATTATTTTGAATCAGAAAGGATCAAATAAATGGTTTATTGTTAGTTCATTATTACTTGGGGTATCAGGAAGTTGGCTTGGTGGATGTTTGTTTTGGGGATGGTTAAGCCCATTCCCTATTCTGCATATACCTGTTGAAGCTGTAGTTCTTCCATTAGCTTTAATTGGACTTGGTACGAATTGGAAAATAGGTTCAAGTTTTTATCTTTCTTCTCTATTTGGAACTGCAGTTACTGACATTACAATATTTTTAATTGGAATAATGGATCAATGGAGGCAGGTAATTACAGCAGATTCTGAAACTGCGCCCCAAATTCTGCAAAAAACCTCAGAAAATCTTATTCAAATAAAATCATTATCTATTATTGTTTTTGTTGGTCTTATACTTTGGTTTATTTCAAAAGAAATTTTTGATTCTGCGACAATTAATACTACTACTGGTAAAGCACTCTTGGTTTCTGGTTATGTAATTCAAACGACGTTAATTGTTGATGGTATTTTTATTGTTTTAGCAATTCTGCAGCCAACTTTTAGTGGATTGGTTTAA
- the nadB gene encoding L-aspartate oxidase, with product MLRPPFSQKPIAINNWDVIVVGAGAAGLMTCLELPANLKVLLLNRNTSKVSSSRWAQGGIASVVRQDDSFDLHAEDTLKAGDGLCDFQAVEMLVKEAPGCVDRLQNLGMIFDQSSDQLATTLEAAHSRRRVLHVKDRTGRALVEVLEDHIENQKNILHCRGVRVTELLIENKECRGVQVLDGANLYWIKSRAVVLATGGGGHLFTNTTNPAQSSGEGIALAWKAGAAIEDLEFVQFHPTALKFYGAPCFLISEALRGEGAILVDKNGESPVKNLENRDLASRDQVSRAIMKNMHDNNVDHVGLDLRYIDPEKIVERFPTILSRCQDYGVNPLNEVIPVAPAAHYWMGGVKTDLNASSTRKGLYAVGEVASTGVHGANRLASNSLMECLVFARKMSSIVLNDLSEFEKFDRSFQEFDIEDPKEDQISIIAEKIDELRKLCWLNLGVSRNQVNMSKFLNYIQNDIDKLNKNNLLNSLEKIKFDQKIKLSERNRRALNLLLDLKNRQITTITLLKACLFREESRGGHYRDDFPDKDKNWECHTRQQLDQKIQKRFIKN from the coding sequence ATGTTAAGGCCTCCATTTTCGCAAAAACCAATAGCAATCAATAATTGGGATGTAATCGTTGTAGGTGCTGGAGCTGCTGGTCTTATGACTTGTCTCGAATTACCCGCAAATTTAAAAGTGCTTCTTTTAAATAGAAATACTAGTAAGGTATCTTCCAGTAGATGGGCTCAAGGAGGAATAGCATCTGTCGTTAGACAAGATGATTCATTTGATCTTCATGCTGAGGATACTTTAAAAGCAGGAGATGGACTATGTGATTTTCAAGCTGTAGAAATGCTTGTTAAAGAAGCTCCAGGTTGTGTAGACAGGTTGCAGAATTTAGGGATGATTTTTGATCAAAGTTCTGATCAATTAGCTACTACCTTAGAAGCCGCACATTCACGAAGAAGGGTCTTGCATGTAAAAGATCGTACTGGAAGAGCATTAGTTGAAGTTCTTGAAGATCATATTGAGAATCAAAAAAATATTTTACATTGCAGGGGTGTAAGAGTAACTGAACTTCTCATTGAGAATAAAGAATGTAGAGGAGTTCAGGTTCTTGATGGGGCAAATTTGTATTGGATAAAATCTAGAGCTGTTGTTTTGGCTACAGGTGGGGGTGGACACTTATTTACAAATACAACAAATCCTGCTCAATCCTCTGGTGAAGGGATTGCTCTTGCATGGAAAGCAGGAGCTGCTATCGAAGATTTAGAGTTTGTTCAATTTCATCCAACAGCTTTAAAATTTTATGGTGCACCTTGCTTCTTAATATCTGAGGCACTTAGAGGGGAAGGAGCGATTTTAGTTGATAAAAATGGTGAAAGTCCAGTTAAAAATCTTGAAAATCGTGATCTAGCCTCTAGAGATCAGGTAAGTAGAGCAATTATGAAAAATATGCATGATAATAATGTAGACCATGTTGGCTTGGATCTTCGGTATATTGACCCAGAAAAAATTGTAGAGCGCTTCCCCACGATCTTAAGTCGATGTCAGGATTATGGCGTTAACCCTTTAAATGAGGTTATTCCCGTAGCTCCTGCAGCTCATTATTGGATGGGAGGTGTTAAAACTGATCTAAATGCATCTTCAACAAGAAAAGGATTATATGCCGTTGGAGAAGTTGCTTCTACAGGTGTGCATGGTGCTAATAGACTGGCAAGTAATTCACTGATGGAGTGTCTTGTTTTCGCAAGAAAAATGTCTTCAATTGTTTTGAATGACCTTTCTGAATTTGAAAAATTTGATAGATCATTTCAAGAGTTTGATATTGAAGATCCTAAAGAAGATCAAATTTCTATAATTGCTGAAAAAATTGATGAACTAAGAAAATTATGTTGGTTAAATTTAGGAGTATCTCGAAATCAGGTAAATATGAGTAAATTTTTAAATTATATCCAAAATGATATAGATAAATTAAATAAAAATAATTTACTTAATAGTCTTGAAAAAATAAAATTTGATCAAAAAATAAAACTTAGTGAACGTAACAGAAGAGCATTAAATCTTTTACTTGATTTAAAGAATAGACAGATAACAACCATAACTTTATTAAAAGCTTGTCTATTTAGAGAAGAAAGTAGAGGAGGGCATTATAGAGATGATTTCCCTGATAAAGATAAAAATTGGGAATGCCATACTAGACAACAGTTAGATCAAAAAATTCAAAAAAGATTCATTAAAAATTGA